The following is a genomic window from Gadus morhua chromosome 23, gadMor3.0, whole genome shotgun sequence.
AGGGTTTAACTACCCTTTCATATCTGACGTATTAACCACATATGACCCACCAACAAGTGTCTTTTACAATATGTACACTGTGCAGCAAAATCTATTCTGATGGACATTATGGGTCCAAATGGCAAAAAGCCAAGTTAGAGGTATAATTAAAGGTCTAACAAGTTTGAAAACTTTTTATCACTCAGTCGAGATATGGGCctctaaattaaaaaaataaccagGTGTTCAGACACCCACGAAGAGCCTATCCCAGGGGCTGCCCTTTTCAAGCAAATAACTCTTGTAGTCATTACTCCAAGATGCAACTAgtcctccatctttgttattcatcattgcatgcagcactcacctaaccATAATACACAATTATATATTGCATGTAGCCAATTTAAAGGAAGACCTATATCTCCTTCGACCTAGAGATATCTCCCGTCCTCTCTAATTGAAAGGTGTTGCAATACTTTAATTTGCATTGCAAATTGCCTTGAAGTCTAATACTGAGggcaatcgactgacttctgtGTTGTGGAGATTTACCTCCAGAACCAAcgctgttcaaaaagggggcgATCACTGTTCTAATAACCCACGATGTGAAGTTTCCTATAAGAATCATGTACACCCATTGTCTCAATGAATGTATGtttggtaactttgctgccttTATCTTCTCCCTATAAATGATCACtctaaaattaaatcaaatattttgtgtCCACGAAAGTTTTACAGCAATAATACAAGAAAGCAAATCAAAAGTTGGAAAGCGTCTTTAATcatgatgaaaaaaaacctacagtcacttcaacgaataaaacatagagctgtcaatcaaagtgtCACGTTGCCCCGTGTCCAAGCCCCCCTTTGCCTGTGTGCCtgagcatgtgcacacgcaAATTGCTAGGGTCGCTGAAGCTGGCGTTGCACTGCAGACacgcagggcttctccccggagtgagtcctcatgtggatcttcagagTGGAGCTCCGTCCgaagcgcttcatgcattggGCACACCcgaagggcttctccccggagtgagttctCGTGTGGTCCTTTAGGACAGAGTTCTGTCTgaagcgcttcatgcattggtcacacctgtagggcttctccccggagtgagtcctcatgtggaacTGCAGGCTGTAGCTTGTACTGAAGCGcctcatgcattggtcacacctgtaggccCTCTCtgcggagtgagtcctcatgtgcaTCTTCAGGCTTGAATTCTGAATgaagcgcttcatgcattggtcacagctgtagggcttctccccggtgtgagtcttcATGTGGATCCTTAGGTTGTAGCTTGTACCGAAGCGtgtcatgcattggtcacagctgtagggcttctccccggagtgagtcctcatgtgtttCTTCAGGTTGTAGCTTGTACCGAAGCGcgtcatgcattggtcacagctgtagggcttctccccggagtgagtcctcatgtgtttCTTTAGGTTGAAGCTTGTACTGAAgtgcttcatgcattggtcgcacACGTACGGCTTCTTGCTGGTGTGGGTAACCATATGGATGGTCATCTTGGTATTGTCGGGAAAACCCTCGCCAGACAACACACGAGGCCGGCGCTTGGGGCCGCCCTGAGCCCCAATAAGGTCCTCGGGGTGGCCGAGCGGCTCACCGCggtccaggctcttggccgcgctgtggtccgcGGACGGCGAAGTCAAGGCCTCCTCGCCGGACGCAGTGaggagggtgtcatggccgtccaccgccagtgggccctccccttttccgtcgacgctcaggatccgcagctctccgttgtgactggacatgcgggaggagccaggggcgtccacatgcagaTTCTCTGAGGTTGTGCCGCGCTGTGTGCTGCGGTCTCCAAagtcatcgcagtcttctgcagagaggaaaacaaagacgGACAGAAAGTGATtgtattaattcattatttgcaGAAAGGGATACAGCATGTACGTTGTACACACTTGTGTATTGGAAGAATTTTATTTCGACACATCCTTTCTAACTTCTATTTGCTGATTATGCCTTTTCCTTGTCCCCCTCAGGGTGGTCAAGGGACAGAGGCTTCAGCTGAAAAAGCACCGCAACGTGAGGTCATTAAGACACAACCCAGGTCATCTGTTGTTTCCTATCATCTGTTTTACAATTACGGTTGTTAAATTGGGATCAGAGCTGATCTCGGCCTTCCTGAGACCTGTCTCTCATGAAGAAGATGTAAATCATTTTGCTATAAACTGAACAAgtagtccttgtgttttagcagggctctggtcatgatgcttttcaaaagaggaccaggctttttagcgcaggtagaatctagtaaattctcagttgatccaggtcgTTTGCTTGCAtatatgcaatgtgtattactaacctacagtgggcatgcctccaccaatatcctcttcaaccttgattacAATGGTGtccggggtctgctgctttccacatagagaaggaaacacacacaagacatattcttacatttgcacagaatagttgtcaatccccactGACGACACGTTGAATCATAAAGCTGGTgctttctatgggtgtgtgctggagtggtaacagaggaagcctctcttttggatggtgaatgagaagatgatttctAACCTGCGcactcagctcctcgtggcGGACCAGCAGCTCACCGCGCTCAaggctcttggccgcgctgtggtccgcagacgGCGAGCTCAGGGCCTCGACTTCAGACGCGGTGACGAGGGTATCATgaccgtccaccgccagtgggccctccccttttccgtagacACTCACGATCTGCAGCTCCCcgttgtgactggacatgtgggaggagccaggggcgtccacatgcagaGTCTGTGTGCTGTGGTCTACAAAGTCATTGTAGTCTTCTgcagagagaaatacaaaaacagaGGAAGTAATTGGGTTAATTCATTATTTGCAGAAAGGGATACGGTATGTACGTTGTACACACTTGTGTATTGGAAGATTTATGTATAGACACATTTTTTCTAACTTCTATTTGCTGATTATGCCTTTTCCTTGTCCCCCTCAGAGTGGTCAAGGGACAGAGGCTTCAGCTGAAAAAGCACCGCAACGTGAGGTCATTAAGACACAACCCAGGTCATCTGTTATTTCCTATCATCTGTTTTACAATTACTGTTGTTAAATTGGGATCAGAGCTGATCTTGGCCTTCCTGAGACCTGTCTCTCATGAAGAAGATGTAAATCATTTTACTATAAACTGCATAATAAGTCcttgtgttttagcagggctctggtcatgatgcttttcaaaagaggaccaggctttttagcgcaggtagaatctagtaaattctcagttgatccaggtcgTTTGCTTGCATATATGCAATGTGTGTTACTAACCTACAGTGGGCATGCCTCCatcaatatcctcttcaaccttgattacaatggtgtctggggtctgctgctttccacatagagaaggaaacacacacaagacatattcttacatttgcacagaatagttgtcaatccccactGACGACACTTTGAATCATAAAGCTGGTgctttctatgggtgtgtgctggagtggtaacagaggaagcctctcttttggatggtgaatgagaagatgatttccaacctgcgcactcagctcctcgtggcGGACCAGCAGCTCACCGCGCTCAAGGCTCTTGGCCGCACTGTGGTCCGCAGACGGCGAGCTCAGGGCCTCGACTTCAGACGCGGTGACGAGGGTATCATgaccgtccaccgccagtgggccctccccttttccgtagacactcaggatccgcagctccccgttgtgactggacatgtgggaggagccaggggcgtccacatgcagaGTCTGTGTGCTGTGGTCTACAAagtcatcgcagtcttctgcagagggtaATTAGTCAAAAGTAATTGTTTAgatacattatttgcacaaaAGCAGACAGcgtgtatttgtacacgtgaaagaaactatttaaatgtatgtgtatgttcaAGGGACATCATATGATTCAGAATGCAGACTAATAATTCAGTTGTCAGACCTTCACATTTCTACAAACCTTGAGAATCTGCCCTCATTTCGTCTCCCACTGCAACTGACCCACGAAGGCGCAATTGTTGCTGGAAATGATGCTGCTGATCCATCTTCCACTTGTGAACAATAGACAGTTGCATGTTATTCCTTGCATGCCTCCGCAAGGTGTCATACTGAAATATCTCGGTTGCATGGCCTCACACACCTTTACATGAACGGCACAtatatggcgtcacattagtgccataatgcACTAacgtgataaaagatgcattcgggcgtattacattattccacacgcgtagatattaactgcgagcgcgcaaatgatctctgcgcgcgcaaaacagcctctcgcgcgcgcaaattacctcagcgcgcgcaaaacagcctctcgcgcgcgcaaattacctcagcgcacgcaaaacctctcgcgaaagatgtttttacgctctcgctcgaatttaattttggcactatgggggagggaaccaaggcagggcgggctttcctatgattggctgtttctgaagcgcgatatttgattgacagccctcctcagctctcctctcattcaattctgaattgtacagttaatggctgaaacgatagttacttattgtaactagattctatgagtataggggcagccttttaaggctatcgatattgggttatccctaggcgtgagccgtagcactgaaaatttgtaatccccgaccaccaacagcgtgggcctcaataacgtccgcgtgcggcgtgcctcaacgacgtccgcatttcgcagatagtcgggcgccggcggacgttctgctcccaataaacagcttttcttcagctatttaaaggacaatgaggccgacacttcaaaggctgcgcctatactcatggaatctggagttacaatacgttcagccatttactgtacaattcagaattgaatgtgaggagggctgtcaatcaaatatcgcgcttcagaagcggccaatcacgtttggccgtttcacgtatcgccctgccttggttccctcccccatagtgccaaaattaaattcgagcgagagcgtaaaaacatctttcgcgagaggttttgcgcgcgctgaggtaatttgcgcgcgcgagaggctgttttgcgcgagcagagatcatttgcgcgctcgcagttaatatctacgcgtgtggaataatgtaatacgcccgaatgcatcttttatcacattagtgaattatggcactaatgtgacgccatacacATAAGCTGTGTTTAAGAAAAGTCCATCGCTAGTGAGTTTCACATAATGGTAAAATGTTTACCTTTTGTAgatgggtgaaggaggacccaGTGAAGTCGGTAGCAGCCAAAAGTTGCAGGTCGGCAATGGGGGTGTTTAAAACCATGGGCTGACTCTCCCACTGTCTGAAGTAGCTGCAGTGTAGACATCGCTGAGTGAAAGCCACATAGGTACCGATCCTTCGCTGTTGAAGGTCACAGCCTCCCTGACACGTGGGACAGTTTTCAAACAGCTGTTTGAGGCAGCTTTCAAAGACAATATACTTAGCCTCATTCTGTTTGGGCTGCGTCTCAAACCTAACataaggaaaaaaacataaggcagAATACTATTAGAAATACTGAATTACTCATAGCCATACTACCAATCCCTAGCCAATGCTGCTTTTAGTACAATGCGGCCAATACTAAAAACGTACGAGACGTCAGATTCCTCTGTAAGAACAGAGTCTCCAGAGTTGTATGTAGAGTCCAGCGGCTCCTTATGTGATTCAATTGAGgagtcactctcctcctcttcctccaactcAAGCCGTGGTCTCTTGCTAGGTCTCCAGCCCTGGCCCTTTATTGATGTAGAAGTCAGCGGTGAGTCTGGCAAATGAGAGGTTGTTCCAAAGTCTACACTGAGAGGAGACACCTGTGTCTGCATGGCtacaaaaaacagaaacaaatcgTATTAGAAACTGGAAATAATAATTTAGCGGATGTTTTGTCCTTGGTACTGGAGTAACGATGaagatttgcaaacaaaatatATCCTACTTGGTTATCGGTATGAtgttatttagcagacgcttttatcgaaTCGTTAGTAGAAAGTAATGTGATACtttataaattaattaatgtgTAGCCCATATTCTAGCAACACAACAGACAGCAAGAGAGGGACATCACATAGAATACTGGACTGCAGATTCTAGGTACgccaagaaaagagaaaaaaagacacCATCCCAAGACACAGGAAAAAGATGCTTCCACAAAGTTCAGTATGAAATACTAAAGACACTCTCAGTGTCTTTGTTTTGCAGACCAATATATAGGCCGGCCGATATTTGCGTTTTTTCGTGCATCGGTATCGatttcagtttatttttttggcaTGATTTTCAGAacgttcaataaatgttccttcttttttttttaaattgagacattgtaacattagttatcatcattgtgtcatttttatgatgtaaattgagggaggcttagccaggaaatccagacccacatctagaaagcCAATAGGGCAGGGGTTGGCACCTGGCAATTATGTCTGTCCCGCAAGAAATAATATCTGGACCGCCAGATTATTCTGAAGTTATACaatattatttatgtatttgaaGTTTTAGAATAtcaaatatctatatctattagAGGTAAAGGGCCGGATACAGTGAACTTTTTCTTCTTTCACAACCctttttgaatttaaatgtatCAAATCCTGCTACTACTCCACGGTCACGAGGGGCtgggcgggagttattggaAACTATGCAATATATGTTCTGGCCCGCCACCCActggctggaaaaaaaaaatgacccGAGGCCAAACttagttgccgacccctgccaTAGGGTCCGATAACGAGTAATGAAAAAGGCCCAACTCGAGGGGCcgcaccaagcatgcatttgaaaatatcagaagaatacaaggggTGACATATCCAAACCAGTGGAGCTAACCAATAGTTAAGACTCTTGCCGTATCGggtcggtaaaacagcaacACTTTAGGCCCACCTATATTGATGCCTCGatgtgattgattaatgttcTGGTCCAGGGGAGGCCCAGAATATACATGAGTATATTGCTCGTTCCTAGAATGACTGGCTGAGCAAATTCAGATTGTGCTCTCGCGAGATCTCTGAATTTCCAGGCTAGTATCTGCTCCAAATATATGCTCAAGAAAATCGTTATCggttatcggctaaggctgatgaaaaaaaaaatctatatggTCGATCCCAAGTACATACCTTTGGTTCTTACGCGCGTCTTTAGCGATCCCATGGAAAACTGTGTGCCGACTGATGTCGACTTGAACCGTGCAGTTTGTATTCCCACAGACGTGATGGTTTGGGTTCCCGCCGATATAATCGGAGGCGAGTCGGTCTGGCATCCGACGTGTTGGAAGGGGCGATAATAGGCACTGCAGTCCTGCTGAAATGATCACACACAAATCACGACGAATATTAATTTACACAGTACACACTTACAATTAACCTCTGAAACAGGTTGTAGCCATTTAAGCCGCCTGATAGTAACACCTCACACACAGCTAATGCTGTGATCCATTTCTATGGTACACCGGTACGCCCGACCTGCTCTATCGACAacgtgacgtaatttcctggctTGCAGCACTTATAGCATTCCCTTTTCTCATTGGCTAGTCGTtattattgttagctacattatgctgctatccatttggattaaCGAAGCGttaaagtcgcaaatctcccagctttcttgcggcatttcaccgAGGCACgaccccttttggtcgtagcaTCTCGTCGCtatcaaagtagagcgagcagagctgtacaactcgcaaagaagatggctgcgcccattgttgatgggggatgagatgtattttctttctatttgtaccacgttggtggttttaatgtcgtttttaaagCCTCTTACACACTTTATTTCTTTgatgctttaatccggtcaccaatatatgcattgcacggtcttgctttgcgtgcaattcaatgtaaagctttgttttgaagctggtttgctaaagaggctatgtcgctaatgatgactagcctgctactac
Proteins encoded in this region:
- the LOC115537317 gene encoding zinc finger protein 184 isoform X2, which translates into the protein MVRRCFFRCGGTSPLYALPKPEPSRSHWLEFIFNPIPPTVPNLFLCRHHFTEGCFKNLRSFTSGFAKLLTLRIDAVPTLCGPMGEDVSQHQDCSAYYRPFQHVGCQTDSPPIISAGTQTITSVGIQTARFKSTSVGTQFSMGSLKTRVRTKAMQTQVSPLSVDFGTTSHLPDSPLTSTSIKGQGWRPSKRPRLELEEEEESDSSIESHKEPLDSTYNSGDSVLTEESDVSFETQPKQNEAKYIVFESCLKQLFENCPTCQGGCDLQQRRIGTYVAFTQRCLHCSYFRQWESQPMVLNTPIADLQLLAATDFTGSSFTHLQKWKMDQQHHFQQQLRLRGSVAVGDEMRADSQEDCDDFVDHSTQTLHVDAPGSSHMSSHNGELRILSVYGKGEGPLAVDGHDTLVTASEVEALSSPSADHSAAKSLERGELLVRHEELSAQQQTPDTIVIKVEEDIDGGMPTVEDYNDFVDHSTQTLHVDAPGSSHMSSHNGELQIVSVYGKGEGPLAVDGHDTLVTASEVEALSSPSADHSAAKSLERGELLVRHEELSAQQTPDTIVIKVEEDIGGGMPTVEDCDDFGDRSTQRGTTSENLHVDAPGSSRMSSHNGELRILSVDGKGEGPLAVDGHDTLLTASGEEALTSPSADHSAAKSLDRGEPLGHPEDLIGAQGGPKRRPRVLSGEGFPDNTKMTIHMVTHTSKKPYVCDQCMKHFSTSFNLKKHMRTHSGEKPYSCDQCMTRFGTSYNLKKHMRTHSGEKPYSCDQCMTRFGTSYNLRIHMKTHTGEKPYSCDQCMKRFIQNSSLKMHMRTHSAERAYRCDQCMRRFSTSYSLQFHMRTHSGEKPYRCDQCMKRFRQNSVLKDHTRTHSGEKPFGCAQCMKRFGRSSTLKIHMRTHSGEKPCVSAVQRQLQRP
- the LOC115537317 gene encoding zinc finger protein 157 isoform X6 yields the protein MDQQHHFQQQLRLRGSVAVGDEMRADSQEDCDDFVDHSTQTLHVDAPGSSHMSSHNGELRSVYGKGEGPLAVDGHDTLVTASEVEALSSPSADHSAAKSLERGELLVRHEELSAQQQTPDTIVIKVEEDIGGGMPTVEDCDDFVDHSTQTLHVDAPGSSHMSSHNGELRILSVYGKGEGPLAVDGHDTLVTASEVEALSSPSADHSAAKSLERGELLVRHEELSAQQQTPDTIVIKVEEDIDGGMPTVEDYNDFVDHSTQTLHVDAPGSSHMSSHNGELQIVSVYGKGEGPLAVDGHDTLVTASEVEALSSPSADHSAAKSLERGELLVRHEELSAQQQTPDTIVIKVEEDIGGGMPTVEDCDDFGDRSTQRGTTSENLHVDAPGSSRMSSHNGELRILSVDGKGEGPLAVDGHDTLLTASGEEALTSPSADHSAAKSLDRGEPLGHPEDLIGAQGGPKRRPRVLSGEGFPDNTKMTIHMVTHTSKKPYVCDQCMKHFSTSFNLKKHMRTHSGEKPYSCDQCMTRFGTSYNLKKHMRTHSGEKPYSCDQCMTRFGTSYNLRIHMKTHTGEKPYSCDQCMKRFIQNSSLKMHMRTHSAERAYRCDQCMRRFSTSYSLQFHMRTHSGEKPYRCDQCMKRFRQNSVLKDHTRTHSGEKPFGCAQCMKRFGRSSTLKIHMRTHSGEKPCVSAVQRQLQRP
- the LOC115537317 gene encoding zinc finger protein 184 isoform X3 codes for the protein MVRRCFFRCGGTSPLYALPKPEPSRSHWLEFIFNPIPPTVPNLFLCRHHFTEGCFKNLRSFTSGFAKLLTLRIDAVPTLCGPMGEDVSQHQDCSAYYRPFQHVGCQTDSPPIISAGTQTITSVGIQTARFKSTSVGTQFSMGSLKTRVRTKAMQTQVSPLSVDFGTTSHLPDSPLTSTSIKGQGWRPSKRPRLELEEEEESDSSIESHKEPLDSTYNSGDSVLTEESDVSFETQPKQNEAKYIVFESCLKQLFENCPTCQGGCDLQQRRIGTYVAFTQRCLHCSYFRQWESQPMVLNTPIADLQLLAATDFTGSSFTHLQKWKMDQQHHFQQQLRLRGSVAVGDEMRADSQEDCDDFVDHSTQTLHVDAPGSSHMSSHNGELRILSVYGKGEGPLAVDGHDTLVTASEVEALSSPSADHSAAKSLERGELLVRHEELSAQQTPDTIVIKVEEDIDGGMPTVEDYNDFVDHSTQTLHVDAPGSSHMSSHNGELQIVSVYGKGEGPLAVDGHDTLVTASEVEALSSPSADHSAAKSLERGELLVRHEELSAQQQTPDTIVIKVEEDIGGGMPTVEDCDDFGDRSTQRGTTSENLHVDAPGSSRMSSHNGELRILSVDGKGEGPLAVDGHDTLLTASGEEALTSPSADHSAAKSLDRGEPLGHPEDLIGAQGGPKRRPRVLSGEGFPDNTKMTIHMVTHTSKKPYVCDQCMKHFSTSFNLKKHMRTHSGEKPYSCDQCMTRFGTSYNLKKHMRTHSGEKPYSCDQCMTRFGTSYNLRIHMKTHTGEKPYSCDQCMKRFIQNSSLKMHMRTHSAERAYRCDQCMRRFSTSYSLQFHMRTHSGEKPYRCDQCMKRFRQNSVLKDHTRTHSGEKPFGCAQCMKRFGRSSTLKIHMRTHSGEKPCVSAVQRQLQRP
- the LOC115537317 gene encoding zinc finger and SCAN domain-containing protein 2 isoform X5, with translation MVRRCFFRCGGTSPLYALPKPEPSRSHWLEFIFNPIPPTVPNLFLCRHHFTEGCFKNLRSFTSGFAKLLTLRIDAVPTLCGPMGEDVSQHQDCSAYYRPFQHVGCQTDSPPIISAGTQTITSVGIQTARFKSTSVGTQFSMGSLKTRVRTKAMQTQVSPLSVDFGTTSHLPDSPLTSTSIKGQGWRPSKRPRLELEEEEESDSSIESHKEPLDSTYNSGDSVLTEESDVSFETQPKQNEAKYIVFESCLKQLFENCPTCQGGCDLQQRRIGTYVAFTQRCLHCSYFRQWESQPMVLNTPIADLQLLAATDFTGSSFTHLQKWKMDQQHHFQQQLRLRGSVAVGDEMRADSQEDCDDFVDHSTQTLHVDAPGSSHMSSHNGELRILSVYGKGEGPLAVDGHDTLVTASEVEALSSPSADHSAAKSLERGELLVRHEELSAQQTPDTIVIKVEEDIDGGMPTVEDCDDFGDRSTQRGTTSENLHVDAPGSSRMSSHNGELRILSVDGKGEGPLAVDGHDTLLTASGEEALTSPSADHSAAKSLDRGEPLGHPEDLIGAQGGPKRRPRVLSGEGFPDNTKMTIHMVTHTSKKPYVCDQCMKHFSTSFNLKKHMRTHSGEKPYSCDQCMTRFGTSYNLKKHMRTHSGEKPYSCDQCMTRFGTSYNLRIHMKTHTGEKPYSCDQCMKRFIQNSSLKMHMRTHSAERAYRCDQCMRRFSTSYSLQFHMRTHSGEKPYRCDQCMKRFRQNSVLKDHTRTHSGEKPFGCAQCMKRFGRSSTLKIHMRTHSGEKPCVSAVQRQLQRP
- the LOC115537317 gene encoding zinc finger protein 184 isoform X1 — encoded protein: MVRRCFFRCGGTSPLYALPKPEPSRSHWLEFIFNPIPPTVPNLFLCRHHFTEGCFKNLRSFTSGFAKLLTLRIDAVPTLCGPMGEDVSQHQDCSAYYRPFQHVGCQTDSPPIISAGTQTITSVGIQTARFKSTSVGTQFSMGSLKTRVRTKAMQTQVSPLSVDFGTTSHLPDSPLTSTSIKGQGWRPSKRPRLELEEEEESDSSIESHKEPLDSTYNSGDSVLTEESDVSFETQPKQNEAKYIVFESCLKQLFENCPTCQGGCDLQQRRIGTYVAFTQRCLHCSYFRQWESQPMVLNTPIADLQLLAATDFTGSSFTHLQKWKMDQQHHFQQQLRLRGSVAVGDEMRADSQEDCDDFVDHSTQTLHVDAPGSSHMSSHNGELRILSVYGKGEGPLAVDGHDTLVTASEVEALSSPSADHSAAKSLERGELLVRHEELSAQQQTPDTIVIKVEEDIDGGMPTVEDYNDFVDHSTQTLHVDAPGSSHMSSHNGELQIVSVYGKGEGPLAVDGHDTLVTASEVEALSSPSADHSAAKSLERGELLVRHEELSAQQQTPDTIVIKVEEDIGGGMPTVEDCDDFGDRSTQRGTTSENLHVDAPGSSRMSSHNGELRILSVDGKGEGPLAVDGHDTLLTASGEEALTSPSADHSAAKSLDRGEPLGHPEDLIGAQGGPKRRPRVLSGEGFPDNTKMTIHMVTHTSKKPYVCDQCMKHFSTSFNLKKHMRTHSGEKPYSCDQCMTRFGTSYNLKKHMRTHSGEKPYSCDQCMTRFGTSYNLRIHMKTHTGEKPYSCDQCMKRFIQNSSLKMHMRTHSAERAYRCDQCMRRFSTSYSLQFHMRTHSGEKPYRCDQCMKRFRQNSVLKDHTRTHSGEKPFGCAQCMKRFGRSSTLKIHMRTHSGEKPCVSAVQRQLQRP
- the LOC115537317 gene encoding zinc finger and SCAN domain-containing protein 2 isoform X4: MVRRCFFRCGGTSPLYALPKPEPSRSHWLEFIFNPIPPTVPNLFLCRHHFTEGCFKNLRSFTSGFAKLLTLRIDAVPTLCGPMGEDVSQHQDCSAYYRPFQHVGCQTDSPPIISAGTQTITSVGIQTARFKSTSVGTQFSMGSLKTRVRTKAMQTQVSPLSVDFGTTSHLPDSPLTSTSIKGQGWRPSKRPRLELEEEEESDSSIESHKEPLDSTYNSGDSVLTEESDVSFETQPKQNEAKYIVFESCLKQLFENCPTCQGGCDLQQRRIGTYVAFTQRCLHCSYFRQWESQPMVLNTPIADLQLLAATDFTGSSFTHLQKWKMDQQHHFQQQLRLRGSVAVGDEMRADSQEDCDDFVDHSTQTLHVDAPGSSHMSSHNGELRILSVYGKGEGPLAVDGHDTLVTASEVEALSSPSADHSAAKSLERGELLVRHEELSAQQQTPDTIVIKVEEDIDGGMPTVEDCDDFGDRSTQRGTTSENLHVDAPGSSRMSSHNGELRILSVDGKGEGPLAVDGHDTLLTASGEEALTSPSADHSAAKSLDRGEPLGHPEDLIGAQGGPKRRPRVLSGEGFPDNTKMTIHMVTHTSKKPYVCDQCMKHFSTSFNLKKHMRTHSGEKPYSCDQCMTRFGTSYNLKKHMRTHSGEKPYSCDQCMTRFGTSYNLRIHMKTHTGEKPYSCDQCMKRFIQNSSLKMHMRTHSAERAYRCDQCMRRFSTSYSLQFHMRTHSGEKPYRCDQCMKRFRQNSVLKDHTRTHSGEKPFGCAQCMKRFGRSSTLKIHMRTHSGEKPCVSAVQRQLQRP
- the LOC115537317 gene encoding uncharacterized protein LOC115537317 isoform X7 — translated: MVRRCFFRCGGTSPLYALPKPEPSRSHWLEFIFNPIPPTVPNLFLCRHHFTEGCFKNLRSFTSGFAKLLTLRIDAVPTLCGPMGEDVSQHQDCSAYYRPFQHVGCQTDSPPIISAGTQTITSVGIQTARFKSTSVGTQFSMGSLKTRVRTKAMQTQVSPLSVDFGTTSHLPDSPLTSTSIKGQGWRPSKRPRLELEEEEESDSSIESHKEPLDSTYNSGDSVLTEESDVSFETQPKQNEAKYIVFESCLKQLFENCPTCQGGCDLQQRRIGTYVAFTQRCLHCSYFRQWESQPMVLNTPIADLQLLAATDFTGSSFTHLQKWKMDQQHHFQQQLRLRGSVAVGDEMRADSQEDCDDFVDHSTQTLHVDAPGSSHMSSHNGELRILSVYGKGEGPLAVDGHDTLVTASEVEALSSPSADHSAAKSLERGELLVRHEELSAQQQTPDTIVIKVEEDIDGGMPTVEDYNDFVDHSTQTLHVDAPGSSHMSSHNGELQIVSVYGKGEGPLAVDGHDTLVTASEVEALSSPSADHSAAKSLERGELLVRHEELSAQQQTPDTIVIKVEEDIGGGMPTKTAMTLETAAHSAAQPQRICMWTPLAPPACPVTTESCGS
- the LOC115537317 gene encoding uncharacterized protein LOC115537317 isoform X8, producing MVRRCFFRCGGTSPLYALPKPEPSRSHWLEFIFNPIPPTVPNLFLCRHHFTEGCFKNLRSFTSGFAKLLTLRIDAVPTLCGPMGEDVSQHQDCSAYYRPFQHVGCQTDSPPIISAGTQTITSVGIQTARFKSTSVGTQFSMGSLKTRVRTKAMQTQVSPLSVDFGTTSHLPDSPLTSTSIKGQGWRPSKRPRLELEEEEESDSSIESHKEPLDSTYNSGDSVLTEESDVSFETQPKQNEAKYIVFESCLKQLFENCPTCQGGCDLQQRRIGTYVAFTQRCLHCSYFRQWESQPMVLNTPIADLQLLAATDFTGSSFTHLQKWKMDQQHHFQQQLRLRGSVAVGDEMRADSQEDCDDFVDHSTQTLHVDAPGSSHMSSHNGELRILSVYGKGEGPLAVDGHDTLVTASEVEALSSPSADHSAAKSLERGELLVRHEELSAQQQTPDTIVIKVEEDIDGGMPTVEDYNDFVDHSTQTLHVDAPGSSHMSSHNGELQIVSVYGKGEGPLAVDGHDTLVTASEVEALSSPSADHSAAKSLERGELLVRHEELSAQQTPDTIVIKVEEDIGGGMPTKTAMTLETAAHSAAQPQRICMWTPLAPPACPVTTESCGS